The following proteins come from a genomic window of Candidatus Zixiibacteriota bacterium:
- a CDS encoding ABC transporter permease — MLITWVEIRDAILMALDSLRSNLFRSIMTIVGVMVGVAAVIGMASVINGLDGAAKAEVDRRGSNIIRVSKWAPDTDFEDLTDEERNRKPMTVGEARIIMESCPSVDGVAPQNYYFKPGGNIAKFGNKQAQNPNLMGTWPDYVQVRDRNVAHGRFLSDVDEQFRLMVAVLGHDVARTLFEDSPAVGNEIRVNGNRFEVIGVLERQESNFGGGFENQVIIIPLSTFAKLHPWEEELGLDVRASTYELIDQAMEEITSVLRQYRKVPFGEENNFHLSTQEQFKEQIENITKYIYLAGLIITSVGLMVGGIGVMNIMLVSVTERTREIGVRKAIGAKRSNIILQFLTEAMTLSGAGGLVGIVLGVLLGVLINALFGFPLAVSVFWIVVGFVVAVSVGLASGVYPAVKAAWLDPIEALRYE; from the coding sequence ATGCTGATTACCTGGGTTGAAATCCGCGACGCGATACTGATGGCGCTTGATTCGCTTCGCTCAAATCTCTTCCGATCGATCATGACCATTGTCGGTGTGATGGTGGGCGTGGCCGCTGTTATCGGGATGGCGTCGGTCATTAATGGACTCGACGGAGCCGCAAAAGCAGAGGTTGACCGACGCGGCTCGAATATCATACGCGTCTCGAAATGGGCGCCGGATACGGACTTCGAAGATCTCACCGATGAAGAACGCAATCGCAAGCCCATGACGGTCGGCGAAGCCCGGATCATCATGGAGAGCTGTCCGTCGGTCGACGGTGTGGCGCCGCAGAATTACTACTTCAAACCCGGCGGCAATATCGCCAAATTCGGCAACAAGCAGGCGCAGAATCCCAATCTCATGGGCACGTGGCCGGATTACGTACAGGTGCGCGACCGAAACGTGGCCCATGGCCGGTTTCTCAGCGATGTGGACGAGCAGTTTCGCCTGATGGTCGCAGTGCTGGGACACGATGTCGCCCGCACGCTGTTTGAGGATTCACCGGCAGTCGGTAACGAAATCCGCGTTAACGGCAACCGGTTCGAAGTCATCGGCGTCCTCGAACGGCAGGAATCGAATTTCGGCGGCGGCTTCGAGAACCAGGTTATCATTATCCCCTTGTCGACGTTTGCCAAACTGCACCCGTGGGAAGAGGAACTCGGTCTCGACGTTCGCGCATCGACGTATGAATTGATCGACCAGGCGATGGAGGAAATCACCTCGGTCCTTCGGCAGTACCGAAAGGTGCCGTTCGGCGAAGAGAATAACTTCCATCTGTCGACACAAGAGCAGTTTAAAGAGCAGATCGAAAACATCACGAAGTACATCTATCTTGCCGGTTTGATCATCACCTCTGTCGGGTTGATGGTCGGCGGTATCGGGGTGATGAATATCATGCTCGTTTCGGTCACGGAGCGCACCCGCGAGATTGGCGTTCGCAAGGCAATTGGCGCCAAACGATCGAACATTATCCTGCAGTTTCTCACGGAGGCGATGACGCTCTCCGGCGCGGGGGGACTGGTGGGAATCGTGCTTGGGGTCCTGCTGGGTGTATTGATCAACGCACTCTTCGGCTTTCCACTCGCCGTATCGGTTTTCTGGATCGTGGTAGGATTTGTCGTGGCGGTTTCGGTCGGACTGGCATCCGGCGTATACCCGGCCGTCAAGGCGGCCTGGCTCGATCCAATCGAGGCGCTTCGCTACGAATAA
- a CDS encoding GWxTD domain-containing protein gives MKHVVITVLALFAAGLSGGCKMPAQESIAPQVSQKKGNLVMEVDHSTFRSPSSDSIRLEVYYKIYNFGFSYKETEGRYVADYRLLITVENENRVQVGRWQRERTISVPNEQKTRSLIDFRTSLTSFDLLPGTYRVSCYLSDPNGDGESRAQFEVKLRQYDYAAPRLSNVLFAHSVTAQNDDENLFDRGTNLRVVPSVSRDYGSDTDDKLLYYLEIYKGTDEWDKVVVETRIRHDRLDDMVYRDTLTAELDAPVKRQLREISLAQFKPGPYALEIKLLGRRDKYLDDTRAEFYVHWDEGTLIQHDAKTAIQQLELITSGGELDAIKSATTPDERQKAYDEFWAKNDPTPGTLENEWQREFNRRVAYANRHFEAMRREGWRTDRGRIYIQRGEPDQIDDVPMSPNYPPYQIWHYYRVEALYRRFTFIDENFDGDYRLVFPYDGLGFRPEF, from the coding sequence ATGAAACACGTTGTCATTACAGTACTTGCGCTGTTCGCGGCGGGATTGTCCGGCGGCTGCAAGATGCCGGCGCAGGAATCAATCGCGCCGCAGGTGAGCCAGAAAAAGGGCAATCTGGTGATGGAGGTTGACCACTCCACCTTCCGATCCCCGTCAAGCGACAGCATCCGTCTCGAAGTCTATTATAAAATCTACAATTTCGGGTTCAGCTACAAAGAAACGGAAGGACGGTACGTTGCGGACTACCGCCTGCTGATCACCGTAGAGAACGAAAACCGGGTGCAGGTCGGCCGGTGGCAGCGGGAGCGGACTATTTCCGTTCCGAATGAACAGAAAACGCGTTCGTTGATTGACTTCCGGACCAGCCTCACCAGTTTCGATCTTCTTCCGGGCACCTACCGGGTGAGTTGCTACCTCTCGGATCCAAACGGCGACGGCGAGAGCCGGGCGCAGTTCGAGGTGAAACTCCGTCAATACGACTATGCGGCGCCCCGACTTTCCAACGTGCTGTTCGCGCACTCGGTAACGGCGCAGAATGATGATGAGAATCTGTTCGATCGCGGTACCAACCTTCGCGTCGTGCCGTCCGTCTCCCGTGATTACGGCAGTGACACCGATGACAAGCTGCTCTATTACCTGGAGATCTACAAGGGGACCGACGAGTGGGACAAAGTCGTCGTGGAGACGAGAATCCGTCACGATCGGCTGGACGACATGGTGTACCGCGACACCTTGACCGCAGAACTCGATGCGCCGGTGAAGCGGCAGTTGCGCGAAATCTCTCTTGCCCAGTTCAAGCCCGGTCCCTATGCGCTGGAGATAAAACTCCTCGGGCGGAGGGACAAGTACCTCGATGACACGCGGGCCGAGTTCTACGTCCACTGGGATGAAGGGACCCTGATACAACACGACGCCAAGACGGCCATTCAGCAGCTTGAACTGATCACCTCCGGCGGCGAGCTTGACGCCATAAAATCGGCAACGACTCCCGACGAGCGGCAAAAGGCATATGACGAATTCTGGGCCAAAAACGACCCCACGCCGGGCACGCTGGAGAATGAGTGGCAGCGCGAGTTCAATCGCCGGGTCGCCTATGCCAACCGACATTTCGAGGCGATGCGTCGGGAGGGATGGCGGACAGACCGCGGCCGGATCTATATTCAGCGCGGCGAACCGGACCAGATCGACGACGTGCCGATGTCGCCCAATTACCCGCCGTACCAGATCTGGCACTATTATCGCGTAGAAGCGCTCTACCGGCGTTTCACGTTTATCGATGAAAACTTCGACGGAGATTACCGTCTGGTCTTTCCGTATGATGGTCTGGGCTTCCGCCCGGAGTTCTGA
- a CDS encoding efflux RND transporter periplasmic adaptor subunit, which produces MKKKTILIIVAVVVVLVLVILNFTNSGESGTRVRAAEVTNRDLVEIVSASGRIQPQTKVDITAQITNEIIALKVREGDRVERGQLLVVLDTVQVKSDVNQARYSVNEINARLDGAKASLAQADEEYRRQQRLFEAGLTSETAYKNAMYAYQNAKASHEAFLASAMQAESMYEKQLDNLSKCKITAPMSGVITFLDVEVGEIAAAQTAFTAGKTLMTISNLDVFEVEVEVDETEIAKVDLSQSAKIEVDAFPDTSFIGQVVEIGNTAITAMTGSSDQSTNFRVKVIFEESQAKVRPGMSATVDITTAERKEVASVPFSSIVMRSLSLDSLEAARRQASEGDESTHAVHAAESIDSAADTSRAEERKDLKGVFVIREGRARFVPVETGIADQRHIEVTDGLTPGDSVVAGPYSVLRTVKDGDLVIAEKDMPGGEM; this is translated from the coding sequence ATGAAGAAGAAGACAATCCTCATCATCGTCGCGGTGGTTGTCGTCCTGGTGCTGGTAATACTCAATTTCACCAACTCCGGTGAGAGCGGTACCAGGGTGCGGGCCGCCGAGGTGACGAACCGCGACCTTGTTGAGATCGTGTCGGCGTCGGGGCGCATTCAGCCGCAGACCAAAGTCGACATCACCGCGCAGATAACCAATGAGATTATTGCGCTGAAAGTTCGCGAGGGCGACCGGGTGGAACGCGGCCAGCTGCTGGTCGTGCTCGATACGGTGCAGGTGAAGTCGGACGTCAACCAGGCGCGGTATTCGGTCAACGAAATCAATGCCCGCCTCGATGGCGCCAAGGCGTCGCTGGCGCAGGCCGACGAGGAATACCGGCGACAGCAGCGTCTGTTCGAGGCCGGTCTGACGTCGGAAACCGCCTACAAAAACGCGATGTACGCGTACCAGAACGCAAAAGCGTCGCATGAGGCCTTCCTTGCAAGCGCCATGCAGGCCGAATCCATGTACGAAAAGCAGCTCGACAATCTGAGCAAGTGTAAGATCACCGCGCCGATGTCGGGCGTGATTACGTTTCTGGACGTGGAAGTCGGCGAGATCGCTGCGGCGCAGACCGCCTTCACCGCCGGCAAGACGCTCATGACGATCTCGAACCTCGATGTATTCGAGGTCGAGGTGGAAGTCGACGAAACCGAGATCGCGAAAGTCGATCTCAGCCAGAGTGCGAAAATCGAAGTGGACGCCTTTCCGGATACGAGCTTCATCGGCCAGGTCGTGGAAATCGGCAACACCGCGATCACCGCGATGACCGGCAGCTCCGACCAGTCGACCAACTTCCGGGTAAAGGTCATTTTCGAGGAGTCGCAGGCCAAAGTGCGTCCGGGTATGTCAGCTACCGTCGACATCACGACGGCCGAGCGCAAAGAGGTCGCAAGCGTACCATTCTCGTCGATTGTCATGCGTTCGCTCAGCCTGGACTCTCTTGAAGCCGCGAGACGGCAGGCGTCCGAGGGCGACGAATCAACCCACGCCGTCCACGCCGCAGAGAGTATCGACAGCGCCGCCGATACGAGCCGGGCCGAGGAACGCAAGGACCTTAAAGGAGTATTCGTCATCCGTGAGGGCAGGGCGCGGTTCGTTCCGGTCGAGACCGGGATTGCCGACCAGCGTCATATCGAAGTGACCGATGGCCTGACCCCGGGCGATTCCGTTGTCGCCGGTCCCTACAGCGTGCTCAGGACGGTGAAAGACGGTGATCTCGTTATCGCGGAAAAAGACATGCCCGGCGGAGAAATGTAA
- a CDS encoding ABC transporter permease, with protein sequence MSILRIAYEALISNKLRSGLTLLGIIFGVTSVMTIMSALEGMTGAIEEELNSLGPSTFMVGTLMIATSHEEFMDKIKRKPIEMDDYEAIVAQCATCDKVSPRTYSSSELKYGSARMRDVGIMGGTHNFIDIVDFSVAQGRFHSSEDDFYRRRVAFIGDDVREEFFSGVDPLGKDIKIDGIKYTVIGVAKAQGSAFGESQDKWVIIPLSTFYGQYGPRQRGLNLVVKANSVENLEYTMDEVRMVLRTRRNVPYDQPDDFDMLTAESALDIFNQLTAIFRMSLIGISSISLVVGGIVVMNIMMVSVTERRREIGIRRSLGARRSHILLQFLYEALLLTMTGGVIGIILGFIIAKSLVAMIDMQISPSTLAICAGLFISTGTGLIFGIYPAMKASRLDPVKALSYE encoded by the coding sequence TTGTCCATTTTACGGATCGCGTACGAGGCCCTGATCTCGAACAAGCTGCGGTCGGGGCTGACGCTGCTCGGCATCATTTTCGGCGTAACGTCGGTTATGACTATCATGTCGGCGCTCGAGGGAATGACCGGTGCGATCGAAGAGGAGCTCAATTCTCTCGGACCTTCGACATTCATGGTCGGGACGCTCATGATTGCGACGTCGCACGAAGAATTCATGGACAAGATCAAGCGCAAGCCGATCGAAATGGACGATTACGAGGCGATCGTCGCGCAGTGCGCGACGTGCGACAAGGTTTCACCCCGAACATATTCGAGCAGCGAGCTGAAATACGGCTCGGCCCGCATGCGCGATGTCGGGATTATGGGCGGAACTCACAACTTCATCGATATCGTTGACTTCAGCGTCGCGCAGGGCAGGTTCCATTCGTCGGAAGACGACTTCTACCGTCGACGGGTCGCATTTATCGGCGACGACGTACGCGAGGAGTTCTTTTCGGGTGTTGACCCGCTCGGGAAGGATATCAAGATCGACGGCATAAAGTACACCGTTATCGGTGTGGCCAAGGCCCAGGGGTCGGCATTCGGTGAAAGCCAGGACAAGTGGGTTATCATCCCACTCTCGACGTTTTATGGGCAGTACGGCCCGCGCCAGCGAGGGCTGAATCTCGTGGTCAAAGCCAATTCGGTGGAGAACCTCGAATACACGATGGACGAGGTTCGCATGGTGCTGCGTACGCGACGCAACGTACCGTACGATCAGCCCGATGATTTCGATATGCTGACGGCCGAGAGCGCGCTGGACATCTTCAACCAGCTGACGGCGATTTTCCGAATGTCGCTGATCGGCATTTCATCTATTTCGCTTGTTGTTGGCGGGATCGTCGTGATGAACATCATGATGGTCTCGGTTACCGAGCGACGACGGGAGATCGGCATTCGACGCTCTCTGGGAGCGCGCCGAAGCCATATCCTGCTGCAGTTTCTGTACGAGGCCCTGCTTCTAACGATGACGGGAGGCGTGATTGGGATCATTCTCGGGTTCATTATCGCCAAATCGCTGGTGGCGATGATCGACATGCAGATTTCTCCCTCGACGCTTGCTATTTGCGCCGGGCTGTTCATTTCCACCGGCACGGGGCTGATTTTCGGCATCTACCCGGCAATGAAAGCGTCGCGGCTCGATCCCGTGAAAGCGCTGAGCTACGAGTAA
- a CDS encoding GWxTD domain-containing protein translates to MRSRYSTWNLIMALGVLYCGAVSSAAGRGELSIQAGLAVSNNPAFDTVALVEFPFTLNRSEFQFYRPDSTSPDWYARIFAQVNLINLDGFDIDSTNTYFSVRVANPDDTVNGDIKLMNELSLPVKPGVYTARLTVIDAVSKRSNSVFYDRVVVEPAPAALALGGGRLAYRIRPADTTLPGVNRRMLKNGLEVLTNPVGLVDARDTALFVYAELYNLTMADAPQDRYRVQFRVLDSSGVAVRELGTISRSKPGPTAVVAQSFDITGWRTGFYSLELAATDPASQRADTLTLPFRIMSTSEVATIIASRASSPDPYDSLSLSQKLNLVKYELTPDQRLTLESLSDSGKENYLRQYWRDRDETPATTANEARLELIRRFHYANDRFSTNEMRDNGWLSDRGRIYIRYGEPSETVSRFAPVVGYPYLVWFYRNIREGLAFVFEDQHGYSDFELVHSNADGEIFNQIWDSRLKEGAFIEINHDI, encoded by the coding sequence ATGCGCAGTCGTTACAGCACGTGGAATCTGATAATGGCTCTTGGAGTGCTTTACTGCGGGGCCGTTTCGTCCGCGGCGGGGCGGGGGGAGTTGTCTATCCAGGCCGGGCTGGCCGTGAGTAACAATCCCGCCTTCGACACCGTGGCTCTTGTCGAGTTTCCCTTCACCTTGAATCGGAGCGAGTTTCAGTTTTACCGACCGGACAGCACATCCCCCGACTGGTATGCGCGGATATTCGCGCAGGTGAACCTGATCAACCTCGACGGATTCGACATCGATTCCACCAACACATACTTCTCTGTCAGGGTTGCCAATCCCGACGATACCGTGAACGGCGACATCAAGCTGATGAACGAACTAAGCCTCCCGGTTAAACCGGGTGTCTATACGGCCCGCCTCACGGTGATAGATGCCGTCAGTAAACGGTCGAATTCCGTCTTTTACGATCGCGTGGTTGTGGAACCGGCCCCCGCCGCACTGGCGCTCGGAGGCGGCAGGCTGGCGTACCGCATTCGGCCCGCCGATACGACCCTGCCCGGCGTCAATCGACGGATGTTGAAAAACGGCCTTGAAGTGTTGACCAACCCGGTCGGGTTGGTCGATGCGCGAGATACCGCCCTGTTTGTTTACGCGGAGTTATACAACCTGACGATGGCCGACGCGCCGCAGGACCGCTATCGGGTGCAATTTCGCGTACTGGACAGCTCCGGCGTCGCCGTCCGCGAACTGGGCACTATTTCCCGATCAAAGCCCGGGCCGACCGCGGTCGTGGCCCAATCATTCGATATCACTGGCTGGCGGACAGGGTTCTATTCACTTGAGCTGGCCGCGACCGATCCGGCCTCACAGCGAGCCGATACACTCACGCTGCCGTTCCGAATCATGTCGACCTCCGAAGTTGCCACAATAATCGCGTCGAGAGCGTCGTCACCCGATCCGTACGACAGCCTCTCCCTGTCGCAAAAGCTCAACCTAGTGAAATACGAGCTGACGCCGGACCAGCGCCTGACGCTCGAGTCTCTCAGCGACAGCGGCAAAGAGAACTATCTTCGCCAGTATTGGCGCGACCGCGACGAAACACCGGCCACGACCGCAAACGAGGCTCGACTGGAGTTGATCCGGCGCTTCCACTACGCCAATGATCGGTTCTCCACCAATGAGATGCGTGACAACGGATGGTTGTCCGACCGCGGCCGTATCTACATCCGCTACGGCGAGCCCAGCGAGACTGTCTCCCGCTTTGCGCCGGTGGTCGGCTACCCCTACCTGGTCTGGTTCTACCGCAATATCCGGGAAGGGCTCGCGTTTGTGTTCGAAGACCAGCACGGTTACAGTGATTTCGAGCTCGTCCATTCCAACGCCGACGGTGAGATCTTCAACCAGATCTGGGACAGCCGCCTGAAAGAAGGCGCGTTTATCGAGATCAACCACGACATCTGA
- a CDS encoding ABC transporter ATP-binding protein gives MSLIRTHDLWKTYQMGSEKVHALRGVSIEIDKGEYVAIMGPSGSGKSTLMNLIGCLDTPTSGEYVLNGKKVSEMDDNELAAIRNREIGFVFQTFNLLPRATALHNVELPLIYNGTGSAGRIERAKQALTRVDLADRMMHKPSELSGGQRQRVAIARALVNDPSLILADEPTGNLDSKTSEEIMRVFDHLHSQGNTIILVTHEAEIARHAHRVLSIRDGVIASDERIAQSERSGVH, from the coding sequence ATGAGTCTCATCAGAACACATGACTTGTGGAAGACCTACCAGATGGGCTCGGAGAAAGTGCACGCGCTCCGTGGCGTCTCCATCGAGATAGACAAGGGCGAGTACGTGGCAATCATGGGACCGTCGGGATCGGGCAAATCGACCTTGATGAACCTGATTGGTTGCCTCGATACACCGACGAGCGGCGAATACGTCCTCAACGGCAAAAAGGTCTCCGAGATGGACGATAACGAGCTGGCGGCGATACGAAACCGCGAGATCGGATTCGTATTCCAGACCTTCAATCTGCTGCCGCGCGCGACCGCCCTGCACAATGTCGAACTGCCGCTCATCTACAACGGCACCGGGTCCGCGGGCAGAATCGAGAGGGCAAAACAGGCATTGACGCGGGTGGACCTTGCCGACCGCATGATGCACAAGCCCAGTGAATTGTCGGGCGGTCAGCGCCAGCGTGTTGCCATCGCCCGGGCGCTCGTCAACGATCCGTCCTTGATCCTCGCCGACGAGCCCACCGGCAACCTCGACAGCAAGACCTCCGAGGAGATCATGCGCGTATTCGATCACCTGCATTCGCAGGGGAACACCATCATCCTCGTCACGCACGAGGCGGAGATCGCTCGCCATGCTCACCGGGTCCTGTCTATCCGCGACGGGGTGATTGCCAGCGACGAGCGCATTGCTCAGTCTGAACGCAGTGGAGTTCATTAA
- a CDS encoding TolC family protein, which translates to MSTKALISIVSLALLVLTGSGSAWAQQAALTLDDCITLALANRAAIIRARGAEQVAAAGKLNALGAFLPSVSASYNYSKGKETNIEPADTIGGEVIDEQDIGPSKRWSISGDMALFDVSSWFNYAAARADHQRSKLDVMASEQDMILAVKIAYYAYLASEENLDVQKEAVKRAEEQLKLIQSRFDLGSASLSDVLKQKVQYGNDRLGLLRAENGVTNARADLSYTIGLDPLKDHAFSSDYSVREYSGSLDEAIAFGLENNPTLRSTEKSLAAASADVKSAWAAYLPTVGLFADYQKFNGTQAFPVAFDYSSNSLTYGFGVRLNIFDGFLRERTLTTAKVSRNNARADLADTRNATVTNIKTAYLDIEQLKQQQSVSQENVAAAEEDLKITQEKYNLGAATILDLLDAQVSLKTAQVGLIQAEFDLNLAVSRLEAALGKR; encoded by the coding sequence ATGTCAACAAAAGCCCTCATCTCTATTGTTTCATTGGCCCTGCTGGTACTGACAGGAAGTGGTTCGGCATGGGCGCAGCAGGCAGCTTTGACGCTGGACGACTGCATCACCCTCGCGCTTGCCAACCGGGCCGCCATCATTCGGGCCCGTGGCGCCGAGCAGGTGGCGGCGGCCGGCAAGTTAAATGCGCTCGGGGCGTTCTTGCCCTCGGTCAGCGCGTCCTACAACTACTCCAAGGGCAAAGAGACGAATATCGAACCGGCCGATACCATCGGCGGTGAAGTGATCGACGAGCAGGACATCGGCCCGAGCAAGCGCTGGTCTATCTCCGGCGATATGGCGTTGTTCGATGTTTCCAGCTGGTTCAACTACGCTGCGGCGCGGGCGGACCATCAGCGCTCGAAGCTCGACGTCATGGCGTCCGAACAGGACATGATTCTCGCGGTCAAGATCGCGTATTACGCGTACCTCGCCTCCGAGGAAAACCTCGACGTGCAAAAGGAAGCGGTGAAGCGCGCGGAAGAACAACTGAAGCTGATCCAATCGCGGTTTGATCTCGGCTCGGCGTCGCTGTCCGACGTGCTCAAGCAAAAGGTGCAGTACGGCAATGACCGCCTGGGCCTCCTTCGCGCCGAGAACGGCGTCACCAACGCGCGGGCGGATCTGTCCTATACGATCGGGCTCGACCCCCTCAAGGACCACGCTTTTTCGTCGGACTATTCGGTGCGCGAGTATTCCGGCAGCCTCGATGAGGCAATTGCTTTCGGACTGGAGAATAATCCGACGCTCCGCTCCACTGAGAAGTCACTTGCGGCCGCGAGTGCAGACGTCAAATCCGCCTGGGCCGCGTACCTGCCGACGGTCGGCCTGTTTGCCGACTACCAGAAGTTCAACGGAACGCAGGCGTTTCCCGTCGCCTTCGACTACTCGTCGAATTCACTCACCTACGGCTTCGGGGTCCGGCTCAACATCTTCGACGGCTTCCTTCGCGAGCGGACATTGACGACGGCGAAGGTCTCGCGCAACAACGCTCGCGCCGACCTGGCGGACACCCGCAACGCGACCGTGACCAACATCAAGACCGCCTACCTCGATATCGAGCAGCTCAAGCAGCAGCAGTCGGTGTCGCAGGAAAATGTGGCGGCGGCCGAAGAAGATCTGAAAATCACGCAGGAGAAATACAACCTGGGAGCGGCCACGATCCTGGATCTGCTCGATGCGCAGGTGTCGTTGAAAACCGCGCAGGTGGGGCTCATTCAGGCGGAATTCGACCTCAACCTCGCGGTATCGCGGCTCGAAGCCGCTCTCGGCAAACGGTAA